The genomic segment AGCGCAGCGCCAGTCGTTCCTGTCGTCGCTGGAGACGATCCACACCGGTGCCGCCGCGGCACTCGAACAGGGCCGCAAGGAAATGGAATCCTCGCTGCGCCGCTGGACCGAGGAAACAGAAAAGACGCTCGGCCCGAAGCTGACTCAATTGTCAGCCGCCGGCGACGAGACCTGGAACGCGCTGAAGGCCGGCCTCGACGAGACCGCCGCAGTGTACGAGAAGACCTGGGCGCGGATCTCGCAGGCGTTCACGAAGCCCAAGTAACAGCGACTGAACATGCCAAGCGTCATGGCCGGGCTTGTCCCGGCCATCTACGTCTTCGATCTTGCGAAATCTTACGACGTGGATGCCCGCGACGAGCGCGGGCATGACGGGTTGAATGCGGTCTTGATCACCGATACGCCGCTCAACCCGCATCGCTCCCACGCGCCAGCACCTCGGGTGCCGCGGCGATCGCCTCATACACCGCCTCGATCTCCACCGCCGTGCTGCAATACGGCGGCATCAGATAGATCGTGTTGCCGAGCGGGCGGACCAACAGACCGCGATTGATAAAGTATGCGTACAGCCGCGGCCCGACGTCGGCCAGATAGCCGCTGTCGCCGACCTGCAGATCGACCGCCGCGATGGTGCCAATCTGGCGGACATTGCTGAAACGTGCATCGTCCCTGAAACGATCCAGCGCGCGAGCGTGGACGGCCGCCAGATCGTCGATCCGTTGCCGTACCGGCTCGCTCGCCCACACCTGAAGATTGGCCAGCGCCGCAGCGCAGGCGATCGGGTTGGCGGTGTAGGAGCTGGAGTGAAAGAACGTCTTGCGCCGGTCGGTCGAGAAATGCGCGTCGAAGATCTCGCGCTGGCACATCGTCACCGCGAGCGGCACCGAGCCGCCGGTCAGGCCCTTCGAGTAGCAGGCGATGTCGGGCACGATATTCGCTTGCTCGCACGCGAACAGCGTGCCGGTGCGGCCCCAACCGGTCATCACTTCGTCGGCGATCAGCAGCACGCCGTGCGCCTTGCAGATCCGTGCCATCTCGGCCAGCACCCAGGGCGGATAGATCAGCATGCCTCCGGCCCCGAGCACCAGCGGCTCGACGATCAGCGCCGCCACCGCCTCATTGCGGCATGCCTGCTCCAGCGCGTCGAGCGTTGCCTGCTCGGCGCCCGCGCGCGGAAACGGCAGCCGGCTGACATCGAACAGCAGCGGGTCATACGGCGCATTGAACACGCCGCGCTCACCGACCGACATGCCGCCGATGGTGTCGCCATGATACGCGCCTTCCAGCGCCAGAATACGCCGCCGGCTCTCGCCGGAATGCAGCCAATAGCCGAGTGCCATCTTGAGGCCGACCTCGACCGAGGTCGAGCCGCTGTCGGAGAAGAACACGTGCGTCAGCTCGGGCGGCGTGATCTCGACCAGGCGCTGCGCAAGCTGTTCGGCCGGCGGATGGGTGAAGCCGGCAAAGATGATCTGATCGAGCTGGTCGGCCTGCTGCTTGATCGCCGAGATGATTGTCGGATGGCGATGACCATGCGTCACCACCCACCACGAGCTGATCGCATCGAAGATCCGCCGCCCGTCATCGGCTTGAAGCCAAGCGCCCTCGCTGTGCACGATCGTCGGGGTGTCGCCCTGCACCGCATGCTGGGTGAACGGATGCCAGACCGGCGAGGCGTGGCTCATGGCGCGTCTCCGAGGAAATCGCGAGGCTCGAACGCCGCTGCGAACGCAGCGCGTAGCGCGGCCGCATCAAGCCGCTCCAGCCGGGGCAACCGGCCGAGCCGGCGGGTATGGCCGAGTTCGACGATGATCTGCTCGGAGTCGAGGTTCTCATCGCCGAGGAAGGCGACGCCGAGCAGCGGAATGTCGCGCGCCCTGATCGCTTCGATCGACAGCAGCGTGTGGTTGATCGTGCCGAGCGAGGTGCGGGCACATAGCACCAGCGGCACTCCCCAGCGCGCGAACACATCGATGTAGGTGGTCTCGCGCGTCAGCGGCACCATCAATCCGCCGGCGCCTTCGACCACCAGCGGACGCGGCACCGAAGGCAATTCGAGCGCGGCGACGTCGATGTCGACACCGTCGATCTCCGCGGCGAGATGCGGCGAGGCGGGCGTCTTCAGCCGGTAGCGTTCCGGCAGGATCCTATCGGCTGCGAGCCCCGACAGCCGCTGCACGGCGCCGGAGTCGGTCTCGTCTTCGAGTCCGGACTGCACCGGCTTCCAATAGGTGGCGTCCAGCGCGCCGGCGAGTGCGGCGGCAAACACGGTCTTGCCGATGCCGGTGTCGGTGCCGGTGACGACGATCCGCGCGCTCATGCCGCCGCCCTCATATCTTCGGCAAGCGCTGCGAACAGCGAGGCGATCACGTCCTCGGACAGATTGGCGCTGAGCGCGATGCGCAGCCGCGCGGTGCCTTCCGGCACCGTCGGCGGCCGGATCGCGCGAACGTCGAAGCCACGCCGCTGCAGCGATGCCGCGAGCGCCACCGCCGTGCTGTTGGCACCGACGATGATCGGCAGGATGTGCGAGCCCGACGAGGTGATGCCGCAACGCTGCTTCAGTTCGCGATCCGCGAACGCGACCAGCGCGGCGAGCCGCTCCCGTCGCTCCGGCCGGGTGCGGCTGATGTCGAGCGCCGCGCGCGTCACCGCCGCAATCAGCGGCGACGGCGCGGTGGCGAAGATAAACGGCCGCGCCCGGTTGACCAGGAAGTCGCGCACGATCTTCGGACCGAGCACAAAGCCGCCCATGGTGCCGAGCGCCTTGCCGCAGGTATGCAGGGTGATGACGTTGGCACGGCCCTCGAACGAAGCGGCCAGTCCCCGCCCCTCCGGTCCGGCGACGCCGGTCGCATGCGCCTCGTCGATCACCAGAATGGCGTCGTGCCGATCCGCCACCGCGACCAGCTCGTCGAGCCGCGGGCTGTCGCCATCCATGCTGTACACGCTCTCCACCGCGATCCAGGCGCGGCCACGGCCACCGTTGGCCCGCCATTGCCGCAGCCGCGCGTCGAACGCCTCGATATCACTGTGGGGCACGCTTTCGCAGGTCGCGCGACCGCGGCGCATGCCTTCGTGCACGCTGGCATGGATCAGCTCATCGTACAGCACGAGATCGCCACGCTGCGGCAGCGTCGCGAAGATCGCGTGATTGGCGCTGAAGCCGCCGCCGAGATACAGCGCGCTTTCTGCGCCGAAGTAATCAGCCGCTTCCGCTTCGAGCGCTTCGTGCTCTTCATGATTACCACGCAGCAATCGCGAGCCGCCGGCTCCGATCGGCACGCCGCGCGCAACCGCATTGGCGGCGGCCTGGCGCAACTCGTCGGACTCGGCAAGGCCGAGGTAATCATTGGAAGTGAAGTCGACGCCGGCGCGCGGCTGGAGCTTGCGTCGCCGCCCCGCATCCGCAAGTGAACGCAGGTCGGCTTCAAGGCTCTGGTACATCGATCCTAGTCCTGGTGGTGCGGCAGCTTGCCGCAGTGCGGGCGCTACCGTCGTTTGACCGCCGCAGGTGGAGGTTAAGCGGCGCGCGAGCGGCCGAAGGGCGGTGGGAACCACACAGGCCGGCTCAGCGCGGCCCTTGCTTAGCGCGCGTCGTCGAGCTCGTCACTGTCCTCGTCATAGCCCCGCTCGGACGGGCCCATCACGATCTCGTTGCGCAGGGCCTCGAACCGACGCCTGGTTTCCTGATCGCGGGCCGCGATGAAGGCAATCGCGTCGGCGCGCGGCATCGGGCCGCTGGAGATCGGATGCACGCTGGCCCCGATCGTCTCGTCGACGAAATAACCGCGGTCGTCGCGGCGCATGCGCCATTTGAAGCGCAGCGCATCCAGCGGACCCGGTCCCTCTCGGGTGTAACGTTCGAGATCGTCGTCGCCGTCGTCGGGCTCCGGCACCGCCGCCGAGGCGGCCTCCTCAGCAGGCTTGGCCTGCTCAGTAGCATCCGTGGGCTCGGAGACATCGCGGTCGGACACCGCTTCGGCCGCAACAGGCTCGTCGCCCTGCGCACCGGCATCGGACGAGGGCGGGACAGAGGGCGCACCCTCCTCCGGCACCACTTCGTCTCGCGCCTCCGCGTTGGCGTCGGGCCTTTCGAAGATGCTCGCAATCGCCGCGAGCGCTTCATCGGTTGGGTCGTTGGCAGTCAATACAAAGCTCCCCCAGTTCGGCCTGAAGACAACAGCAAGGCCGAACACGTCAACGCCGACAATGGTCGCTGGTTTCTATTTTGTGTGGCTATGTCGAGGCATATACCGGCGGACGCCGAGTTTTCCACGGCCGTTCGCGCTCGAGCTGCGCAGCGAGACGTAATAGTGTTGCTTCGTCGCCGAACCGGCCTGCGAACATCATGCCGATAGGCAGGCCGCTTGCACTCCACGCCAGCGGCACCGACATCGATGGTTGTCCGGACATATTAAACAGACTCGTGCCCGGAATATACCGACGCAGCGTCGGGCTGATCCCGGAGAGATCGTGCGCCATGGTATTAATTTCGCCGATCCGCAGCGGCAGCGTGCACAGCGTCGGCGACAGAAATACATCGATGCTCGTGAAAAACTCCGCCAGCGCGCGCGAGATCTGGAACGCGGCGAGCTGCGCCGCGCAATAATCGACACCGCTCGCTTTGCGTGCATTGGCGGCCGACGCCAGCGTCAGCACTTCAAAATCTCGTTCGGTCATGGCGCGGCCGAGTGTCTGCTCGGCGAGCTGCACCGCAAGGCCGGTGTTGCAGGCAACGATGGTGGCGATCACCTGCGCCGGATCGGCAGGTAGCACCGGTGCGCGCTCCTCGACGTGATGACCGAGCCCTTCGAGCTGCCTTGCGGTATCACGCACCGCCGCAGCAACCTCCGGATCGATCGCATCACCATAGGTCGAACGGTCGGTAAACGCGATCCGCAACCGGCCTGGTTCACGGCCGACTTCCTCGGCGAACGGCCGCTCCGGCGGCGGGGCAACGTAAGGGCTCGACGGCTCGGGGCCGTGCAGTGCATCGAGCATCGCGGCGCTGTCGCGCACACTGATACTCACCACATGACCACAGGCGAAGCCGCCCCAGCCCTCGCCGCGATCCGGCCCGATCGGATTGCGCGCCCGCGTCGGCTTCAGCCCAAACACGCCGCAGGCGGAGGCCGGAATGCGGATCGAGCCGCCACCGTCGCTGGCATGGGCCACCGGCAAAATGCGCGCCGCCACCGCGGCCGCAGCGCCGCCCGACGAGCCGCCGGAGGAGTGATCAATATTCCACGGATTGCGGGTCGGCCCGTGCAGCCGCGACTCCGTGGTCGGCATCAGGCCGAATTCCGGGCTGGCGCTCTTGCCGAAAATCGTCACGCCGGCGGCGAGAAACCGCCCCGCCAGCGTGCCGGTGTGGGGCGCAACGAAGTCCTTGTACAGGCTGGCACCGAAGGTGGTGCGCGTGCCGGCGAGCAGATCGAGATCCTTCAATAGAAACGGCACGCCGGTGAACGGCCCCTGCGGCAGGCCGGCTTCGATCTGCTTGCGCGCGTAGTCGTCGTGCCGCACCACCACCGCATTGAGCTTGGGATCGAGCGCATCGGTCCGCGCGATCGCTTCATCGAGCAGTTCGGCAGCGGTGACCTGCTTGCTGCGGACCAGTTCGGCGAGGCCGACGCCGTCGTAATCGCCGTACTCTTTGAACGCCATGATGGACCTCTCCCCGAAGTTATTTGGTTATGTTGCAATGATCTTTGAGGCGTCATTGCGAGCGAAGCGAAGCAACGAAGCAATCCAGTCTCGGCCTCGCAGCTCTGGATTGCTTCGCTTCGCTCGCAATGCCGCGCGCTGGCGTGATAAGCGCCGAGCGCCCAACTAACCGAGCACGTCCTGATTGACGACGTTGATGCGGATCGGGTCGCCGTCGAGCACGCTCAACATGTTGCGGGCGGTCTGCTCGCCCATCCGGTCGAGCGCTTCGCGGGTGACGCCGGCGACGTGCGGCGCGATGATCACGTTGGGCAGATCAAACAACTTGTGGCCGTGCGGCGGCGGCTCCTGCTCGAACACATCGAGCCCGGCGCCGGCGAGCTTGCCCGCGAGCAGCGCGTCGTACAGCGCCTGCTCGACCACAATGCCGCCGCGCGCGGTGTTGATCAGGTACGCGGTCGGCTTCATCTTCGACAGCCGCGCCGCATCGAACAGCCCGGTGGTCTCAGGCGTCTTCGGGCAGTGCAGGCTGACGAAATCGGCGTCGGGGAGCGCGGCGTCGAGGTCAGAAACCTGCTTGCAGCCGGCCGCTTCGATCGCCGCTGCGGGCACGTAAGGGTCGTACACCAGGACGGTCATTTCCATCGCCAGGCAGCGCTTGGCGGTGCGGGTGCCGATGCGGCCGAAGCCGACGATCAGCACTGTCTTGCCGAACAGATCGAACGGCAGCAGCCCGAGCCGCGTCGCCCAGGCGCCGGTCTTGACCAACGCGTGCAGCTCGGCGCCGCGCTTGGCCAGCGTCAGCATCATGAACAGCGCCTGCTCGGCGACCGATGGCGAATTCGCGGTGCCGGCGGTCATCAGCGGCACCTTACGCTTGTTCAGCGCCGGCACATCGATCGCGTCATAGCCGACGCCGATCCGCGCCACCACGCGCATCTGCTGCGCCGCATCGAGCTCGCGCTCGCCGAACCGGGTGGCGCCGAGCGCGACGCCATGCACCGGCGCTTCGGTGCGCAGCAGCGCGTCGAAATCCTCCGCCGAGATCATGTTGGGAAATTCGATCATCTCGATATCGCCGCGTTCGGCGATCAGCGCCCTGCCCCGCTGCGACAACGATTCCGTCACCAGCAGCTTCTTCGTATTCGACGTCATATCGGGCCCCTGGGGTCTTGTTCGTTGTTCGCGCCGCTCGTGAGATGGCGGGCGATGGTTT from the Rhodopseudomonas palustris genome contains:
- a CDS encoding amidase → MAFKEYGDYDGVGLAELVRSKQVTAAELLDEAIARTDALDPKLNAVVVRHDDYARKQIEAGLPQGPFTGVPFLLKDLDLLAGTRTTFGASLYKDFVAPHTGTLAGRFLAAGVTIFGKSASPEFGLMPTTESRLHGPTRNPWNIDHSSGGSSGGAAAAVAARILPVAHASDGGGSIRIPASACGVFGLKPTRARNPIGPDRGEGWGGFACGHVVSISVRDSAAMLDALHGPEPSSPYVAPPPERPFAEEVGREPGRLRIAFTDRSTYGDAIDPEVAAAVRDTARQLEGLGHHVEERAPVLPADPAQVIATIVACNTGLAVQLAEQTLGRAMTERDFEVLTLASAANARKASGVDYCAAQLAAFQISRALAEFFTSIDVFLSPTLCTLPLRIGEINTMAHDLSGISPTLRRYIPGTSLFNMSGQPSMSVPLAWSASGLPIGMMFAGRFGDEATLLRLAAQLERERPWKTRRPPVYAST
- a CDS encoding adenosylmethionine--8-amino-7-oxononanoate transaminase; the encoded protein is MSHASPVWHPFTQHAVQGDTPTIVHSEGAWLQADDGRRIFDAISSWWVVTHGHRHPTIISAIKQQADQLDQIIFAGFTHPPAEQLAQRLVEITPPELTHVFFSDSGSTSVEVGLKMALGYWLHSGESRRRILALEGAYHGDTIGGMSVGERGVFNAPYDPLLFDVSRLPFPRAGAEQATLDALEQACRNEAVAALIVEPLVLGAGGMLIYPPWVLAEMARICKAHGVLLIADEVMTGWGRTGTLFACEQANIVPDIACYSKGLTGGSVPLAVTMCQREIFDAHFSTDRRKTFFHSSSYTANPIACAAALANLQVWASEPVRQRIDDLAAVHARALDRFRDDARFSNVRQIGTIAAVDLQVGDSGYLADVGPRLYAYFINRGLLVRPLGNTIYLMPPYCSTAVEIEAVYEAIAAAPEVLARGSDAG
- the bioD gene encoding dethiobiotin synthase, with protein sequence MSARIVVTGTDTGIGKTVFAAALAGALDATYWKPVQSGLEDETDSGAVQRLSGLAADRILPERYRLKTPASPHLAAEIDGVDIDVAALELPSVPRPLVVEGAGGLMVPLTRETTYIDVFARWGVPLVLCARTSLGTINHTLLSIEAIRARDIPLLGVAFLGDENLDSEQIIVELGHTRRLGRLPRLERLDAAALRAAFAAAFEPRDFLGDAP
- a CDS encoding hydroxyacid dehydrogenase, whose protein sequence is MTSNTKKLLVTESLSQRGRALIAERGDIEMIEFPNMISAEDFDALLRTEAPVHGVALGATRFGERELDAAQQMRVVARIGVGYDAIDVPALNKRKVPLMTAGTANSPSVAEQALFMMLTLAKRGAELHALVKTGAWATRLGLLPFDLFGKTVLIVGFGRIGTRTAKRCLAMEMTVLVYDPYVPAAAIEAAGCKQVSDLDAALPDADFVSLHCPKTPETTGLFDAARLSKMKPTAYLINTARGGIVVEQALYDALLAGKLAGAGLDVFEQEPPPHGHKLFDLPNVIIAPHVAGVTREALDRMGEQTARNMLSVLDGDPIRINVVNQDVLG
- a CDS encoding 8-amino-7-oxononanoate synthase; protein product: MYQSLEADLRSLADAGRRRKLQPRAGVDFTSNDYLGLAESDELRQAAANAVARGVPIGAGGSRLLRGNHEEHEALEAEAADYFGAESALYLGGGFSANHAIFATLPQRGDLVLYDELIHASVHEGMRRGRATCESVPHSDIEAFDARLRQWRANGGRGRAWIAVESVYSMDGDSPRLDELVAVADRHDAILVIDEAHATGVAGPEGRGLAASFEGRANVITLHTCGKALGTMGGFVLGPKIVRDFLVNRARPFIFATAPSPLIAAVTRAALDISRTRPERRERLAALVAFADRELKQRCGITSSGSHILPIIVGANSTAVALAASLQRRGFDVRAIRPPTVPEGTARLRIALSANLSEDVIASLFAALAEDMRAAA